Genomic DNA from Haemorhous mexicanus isolate bHaeMex1 chromosome 20, bHaeMex1.pri, whole genome shotgun sequence:
ACAGGCACGATCCGTAAGGCTCAGAACCTTCTGAAACAGTACTCTCAGCATGGTCTAGATGGGAAAAAGGGGGCCTCTAACCTCATTCCTATGGAAGGTAATCACAGCTCCAGCTACTTCACCCTTGACTTTCTCTGTGTATCAGCCTTGCTTTTCCAGGTGGGGCTTCCATTAGTTCAGTGCTTGGTGGACAGCATTGGATTGGGGAACCAAGGAGATGCTGGAGGGCCAaattatttttggtttatttgttcTATTTATTCAGAATTTACTATCTGAATTTTAAAGTTTCCATAAGCATGCGTAGAGGTGGAGAGGAATGTTACCTCAACATTGACCCACCACAGCCACCTGGGTAATGGAAGCTCTGCTAGCATCTGCTTCTGGTGTTCctgttctcttttctttttgcctgGACTTTGAGACATTCCATTTCCTAGAGACCTTTCCAAACCTGGTGCTGAAGTGTTGGATCACAGGTAGCTCAGGGCATTGTGCCTGTACATCTTTTCTGTGCAGACCTGCCTGAATGGTTGACTCCTGTTTTCTGACCTCCTCTGCTCCTAGAGGTTGTGCCAGATAAGGGAAGAAGATGCTTCAAAGCATCTCTAAGACATTCCTGCCTCCTGCTATGATTCCATCCTAAGCAGGTCACTTCAgcacctgtgctgcagcctgctAAACCCCAGATGGTGACTAACATCACTCACATGGGGGAAAATCCTCATGCTGAGCAGGAGAGGGCCTTTGAGTTCGGATTTTTAATGGTTGTGGGTAAAAATTGGCCTCTGATGCCTGCAATCCCATTCAGAAAATATGGCAGGAGGTCCAAGGGACTCTTGTGGTCCAAGAAACAGCTTAACTCACACTTCTCATCAAGTTTCAAAGGGTTGCTACCACTTTATAGCCCAACAAAAGGATTTGGTCAGGAAGCATTCCTGGGGCTGTAGGGAAATAGATGTCCACCAGATCAAATAAGCCAGGCTTGAAGCAGCTTCCAGCCAGAGTGAGCATCCTTGCTGTGACCACCCTGGATAAATTGCGCCTTCTGTTTGTGCCGGCTGCCATCTCATAGGTCATGAGCATGACTTACGTGTTAAGCACCTTTCCGATGCCCTGGGTGACAAGCACGGGCCGGCTGCGGGTAAGTAccggggtggcactgggagccagcTGGTCCCCCCTGCTTCCTTGTGTGTTCCACTGTCGTggtgcagccagggctgttccTCTCCGTGGGCAGTCCTGAAGCATGAGCCTCCTCTGGCTAAGAAGCTCTGGCTCTTCTCAGTAGAATTCACTGCTACTAATCACACCCCCTCCCAAGCCCTCAGACAAGGAGCCCAACTTTGTCCAAGCAAAGGTCACCACACTGAGGGACATTTTCCTGTAGGTGGCTGCTGACCTTTGGGCGCTGAAGCAAAGGGAGCAGTGCAGCACATGCTACAGTGTACTGCTGCACAGCAGGCAGTCTGTCTCCTCTGCTGACCAAACCTTCTGAAATAACAACCTGAGGTACTTGTCAGCATGAGGAAGAATTGGTCCTTTTTGCATCAAGAGTCTCTGGGAGGAGAGAAGCAACAGCCTATAGCTTAGAGAAGGCCTCTCTCTGTCATCTTACTGTCTTGCAGGATGGggtctgtctgtgtctgtcctGCAGACACATCCAGCAGTGGTTGGCACAAGTTGGTGCTGGCCCTTGTATCACTTCTCATGCCTATCACGTAGGATCTTTGATGGATCTTTGACTGAGATATTCATATTCTAGGACTGAGATATTTGCATTTGTATGCAACATTGTGTGGCAGATAACTCACCGAGCTGTGCTGATATTCCTGCTTCATAAGATGTAAATGTTCATCAGCCTGGTTTTTTATCTTGTTTCTGCAAGCGGGAAGAAGCTGCCTTCCAGTACAGCCTTTATTTCCCAGAAATGTTGATGCCAAATGGCAGTTCTTCATCTGCATGACGGATGGAGATAAGGAATTCTAAAAATACAAGCAGAGATGTTGAATAATTCACCTCAGACCTTCCTGAGTTTAGTACTCTGTGTTCAAGCCCTTGATTAAATTTAGTCTGTATCCCAGAAGAGCTTCAAACTTCACTTCTGGCACGAGGCTGGAAAGAGGTGGTGCCCTGATGTGCATTTCCTGAGCTGTGGgtggcttttcctgcctcctgcagGGTACTCCGAGATTCCCACACACAAACCCAGGGCAGGAGTGGTGAGAAGATGACTCTTGTTCTCACACACGGATGGGTGCAAAGCCAGAATCAACTTTCCCAGAAGAATCTCGTGCTCCTTGTGTAAACCAAAGGCATCTTGCCCTTGCAGGGAGGGACGACGTCTTCGACATTGAGATCGACGCGTACATCCACTGCGTCAGTGCCTTTGTCAAACTGGCCCAGAGCGAATATCAGCTCCTGACAGAAATTGTCCCAGAGCACCACCAGAAGAAGACCTTTGATTCTCTCATCCAGGTCAGTTGAGCCTCTGTGCTTGTCCTGCAGGACCTGTTGAGGGAACCAGGGCCTGTACAGAGCCTGGAGAACATGTGCTCACTGGTACCCCAAATGATGCATCAGCCAAACGGTCGTCTGGAATGGGTGTCCTGCATTGAGCCCTTTGTGCTGCCTGGGCAGAAATTCTGTTCCTTCCTCATGAGTCTCTGGCTTTGTTGCAGGAGTCATTGGATAACTTGATCATGGAGGGTGATAACATTGTCTCAGCTGCCCGGAAAGCCATCATCCGACATGACTATTCAGCTGTGCTCACAATCTTCCCTATCCTGAAGCATCTCAAGCAGATGAAGCCAGAATTTGACCAGGTCTTGCAGGTAAATGTGATTTGGATTGGAGAGGGTCCTGTTGCTTGTATTATCTGGAGAACTTTTTGAAATGGATTATCACAGTGGATTTGAGCAAAGCCATGCTGCTTCTGTCCTCCAGTATGGACTGCAGTTACACAAATGCACCTTGCTCCTTTCTGAGCTggtgaagcagcagctcagcatctcccagcagcagctcttttcAGTTCAAGTTCTGACCCTGATGGACTACCACAATATCTTCCCTTTCTGCTTGGAGAATATGGGATTTCATGTGTTGTTGATATTCTGCTTGGAGAATATGGGATTTCATGTGTTGTTGATATTTCAGCAACACATGAAAACAGCTGTAAATACTCTTCTGGCATATAGGGAGCTGAGAATGAGATGCTGGGGTGGGAGGGTGAGGTAGGGTAGGTGCTGGGTGGAAGTTCAGatattatttgttttctttttttgatctGTTGTGGAACTATtccagggaactgcagcaggcaCTAAGAACAAACTGCCAGGGCTGATCACTTCCCTGGAGACCACTGGTGCAAAGGCACTGGAAGAGTTTGCAGACAACATTAAGGTAGGATTCTCCTCAGTGGTCTCTGATCAGGCTTGGAAGAGAGTTTTTTGGAGCAAAACCCCTGGTTTAGCTTTCAGCTTTCAATGATACCAAGTAGTTTCTGACTGAAGCAGGAACTTGCTGGATTGCTTTGGTATTTGGGTCAAATACCAAATGCTTGGTGCTGGTTTCAAACACAGAAGACCTTTGCCCAAGATCCTTAGCAGGGATCCTACAAATAATTTGACATGAGCATCCAGGCCTCTGCAGATACCAAGTCTATCTCAGAATTAATGCTAtttaaacagaaaggaaaatcgctgccttgaaacattttggaGGACTCCTGTTAAGCTGTTCTGTGTACAATGGACTTGGTGAATGGTAGGTGAGCTGAAGGTGTGAGGTCACATGCTGAACAGAGCCCTGAGGTtctgagctgctggtgcctggcagctctggtttCTGAGCACCAGGAGATGGCACTGCAAGAGCTGGGCCTGAGGGTGTTGGGAGTGGCTGGATGAAGAATCTTTCAGCTCACTTTAGCAGCAGTTGTATTGTAGGTGTCTCCCCTTCCATGCTCACCTTATGTCTCTCTCGTCCCTTTTTAGAATGATCCAGACAAGGAGTACAACATGCCAAAAGATGGGACAGTTCATGAACTCACCAGCAATGTACGTGGTGGTGATTTGAACCATCCTTTTTGGAAAACAGCTTCTGAAGGAGTTTTAAAAAGAACAGTAGGGAGACTTCCTAAATTAAGGTGTCTTGGCATTAACAATTACACAATTACCTGGCTTCCATAGCAGGATGAGCTGTTGAGCCTTGCTCAGCCATGGTGGGACTGTGTGTGGGAAACCCAGTAGTTCAGAGGAGTGTAGTGATTTGTTCTTGAATGCCTCTAAGTGTGGGGGGACAAGTGGTTCTTCATGATCCTTAATAGCAGAGCACAGGAGATGTAATGTTGGTTGCTCCTAAATTTCCTCCTTTGCTTCCAGGCCATCCTTTTCCTACAGCAATTACTGGATTTCCAGGAGACAGCAGGTGCCATGCTGGCATCACAAGGTACACACATGCATGGGGCTTGCTTGGGCATGCAGTTCCTTCCTCAGATTCCCTGGACATCTTCCCTGAAGTAACCAAACCTCAACATGCACTGTGAGCTTGTTctcctcctgtccttctcccTGTGGTTTGTCTTGTCTTCTGATCTGCCTTGACCACACAGTTGATTGTCTGGAGAATTCCAAGGGATCCAGAGTTCCCTGCTGGCCTTCCACACTTGCTCCTGGCAGGTACAATGAGGATGGTGTTTACTGCTGGTGCGCTCTGTGAGGGGTCTTTTAGCTCCAAGTCTGGCCCTGGCCTGGTGCTGTGTGACTGTACTGGAGTGAGggtggctgctccagctgggctctgtgtgtgaaTAGCACCATCCTCTGCTCAGAgtacaacagcagcagcagcaagaatcTCCTCAGCCTTGAGACATGGGTAAGCTGGGACTCTGGAGCCATTTGTGCATCCTGTCAGAGAGACAAGTTTTAGTTCTGCTCTCTAGGCTGCTGAAGAGACCCACTGGAAATAAATGCATAGATCAGAAGCTGAGAGCTGCTCGTGTAGCAGGGTGGTGCTGCTTATCAGCTCCAGTGGGATTCTTGgttctgtgcagagcagcaacTCCAGGCTCTCCAGTGAGCTCTTGGCAGAGCTTGCTCTTTCAAGGAGGTTGGAATAGAGCAGACTGGAGATTCAGGGGGCATAGGGCCCTGGGGAGGCACAGACTGGAGAGGGTTAAAGAGCCCATTAGAAGCAGAGGTAAGAGGAGGCTTAATGCTGCCTCCAGACTGTAACCTGCAAAGTTCTGTTTGGAAATTTTTGCTAATTCTAAATCAACTCAAAGTAAGGTGTCTCTGCTTTTGCCCCATCTCTTCTAGCACTGCCTTATGCCTTTTCCACTTGCAGGCTCACTGTGCTCAGGCCCTTCCGGGCCTTGGCTCTCTCTCCTTGGCCAAAGTATTggtctgaatttttttcttggaacaACCAACTGTTTCTCATGTTGTCCCCTGAATGGTGATGTCAGCACTGTTTGGAAGTCTTGACATGTTGTCTTGCAGTGAGATCTCTCTTAGCTGATTGAAAAGTCAGCATAGATTTGAGGTAGCTTTGCCTTGAAAGCAACTGATTTGGAATGAGGTGTTGTGCTAAATACAACCAATGACAATGCAAACAATGTCtccagcaggggaaggaggttGGACTCTGCCTTTCCTCTGTGATCTCCATTCCATCTGTGTCCTTGAAGGGacccctgcctgctctcctgtgcacctgcctgtggctgctctgtgttAATATCTGCTTTGTTCTCAAAGGAATGGTGGTCTCTAACCTTTTTGcacttttgcatttctttttctctctcatccctccccttttctctctgctctgcctaaTCTCTGTAGTTCTTGGGGACACATACAATATTCCTTTAGATCCCAGAGGTAAGCAAACTTACCCACACCTACCTGTTCATATTGTCTCGGACTCTGGTGATGTATGTTAATTCTTTATCCTCCAGCAGTTGTAAATAAATTAACACATAAttgaaaaggggggaaaggggagggtAAATAATCCTTGCCAGTGGGCTGGAGAGAAAAGGGAGGGCTTGTCAGCAGCAGACAATGAGGGATGCCACAAGAGCTGAAACAGGCTCAAGACTCTCTGATGGCACTGAATCTCTTTGGCACAGGTAGCAGATTGGCCCAGCTGGTGTCGTGCTTTATCCCGTGTGCGCTCAGCTCCTTATTGTCCAGCTCCCAGCAACAGGAACCTCGAGGCCTTTCCCATGGGGTGCTGCTGAACTTGGACCACCCGAGCTGGGTCTGGCTGCCAGACTCTCtggagggggcaggaggaggtggccaCCCCACATGTCTTGTGGGCCCCATGCCCACAAGCCCTCGAGGGCAGAAAGGCATCTCCAGACAGAGGAGCATTTGCCAGCCTGgagtctctgctgcctgcaggggcagcctcCCATGCTGGCACAGTCCCTCCTAGAGCCAGGCAGGCCCTGTCAGCAACCATGGGGATGGCTGAAGCTTTCCAGAGCCCTTCTGCTTGTTTCAATTGCTATTGTGTGTTTGCTGTTAACAGCTTCAGCTCCTTGTTCTCTGATTGCCAGTTTCTAGTGCTTAACAACACTTTTCATGCTGGGGGAATGGATGGGGAGGAAGAGTTTAATGATTCTTTCTGATCAAAAGGATGTTCCCTGAGCacctggaaggaaaggagatatTTCTGCCAGGGTGCTCTGCTTTTGATGCAGACACAAGGACTGAGGGTGCAGAGCTCTTGCCCCCTCAGCCTGGATGAGCTGCTGACAGTGGGCTCTGAAGCAGGAGCTATTTCACTGTCAATGGGAGCTAATTCCATAGCAACAGGGATGAGGAACAGAGGCAGGCTGACCACACACCCCCCTCTTCCCAGGGCATGTTAACTGGCCTAAGACTTTCCTTTCAGAGACCAGCTCCTCAGCCAGTAGCTACAGCTCAGAGTTCAGCAGGCGGCTGCTGAGCACCTACATCTGTGAGTACCCTGCACACCTTGGATGCCTTAGGATTTTTTAGCTTTTGTATGTTTCATATATTTGTgatcctgcagttctttagtgttTTACTCTAAATTCCATATACAGTGTTAGCTACTGCTTTCCCAGTTTGGTCAGACAGAACAATTCCTCTCTCGGCTTGGgaatcaaggacacctcactgtcTCAGGCCCtaagaaatgtaaacaaaagtGAGTTATGGGGGGGAGAAAACTTCgggtaaatgacttcattacctaaagctgtaattggaagaTTAACCCTCAATATGCAAACTgaccaaacttataaaagtatGAAAATCTGTGACCCTGTCCATTTTTGGGTGTAGCCCAgggcggggggagggggtcACTGAAATGTACCTTAGGGCTCTTCAATAAATAtaactgctttttattctttcaattTTGTTGAGCCTCTGTTTTTAGGTAGCCCCTAGAAGGCATCAGCCTGCTTCTGTCCCATGGACATGCCTTCACTGGGCTCCTTCCTGGGTGAAGAGCACAGGCTGTGTCTCTTCTCCACGTGATCTTTCCACATTTGAGCTGAAGTCTGATGGGAGGGATGGAAAAAGGGTCAGACTGGGAGTTTGGCTGTTAGAGTAGGACAGGACAAAGCACAGTGCAGCAGCTCACTCTGCTGCAGAGCTATTCCCTTAAACCATTGTCACCTTCAACCCCATGAAGGCTCCCAGCTGCCAAAGGGGAGGTTAAGAAAGTGACACCAgtgatttctctttctgttaCAATGGAGAGCAGGTCCTTCAGCTTCTGAGACCTGAGCTTGCTTTGGGGCAGGTTCTGGGGGTTCCTCTGAACCCAAAGTGCCCCTCCATTACCAAGGCATGGAAGGCAGTAGTTTGCAGAGAGGCTCTGGTGACTTGCTGAAGAAAATCTATGTAAGGACTGTTAAGTACATGTAATTGTAGCATTTGTGCAGGCAGTCAGGCATGTGCTGTTCACTTTACTGTGGGCCTGCagcttgctttgctttttcaatAAGAAGTTTCAGTGCAAaacttcttgttcttttttttttttcccactttaaGGCAAAGTTCTGGGCAACCTGCAGCTTAACCTGCTTAGCAAATCCAAGGTTTATGAAGACCCAGCTTTGAGTGCCATTTTTCTGCATAACAACTACAACTACATTCTAAAATCTCTGGAGAAGTAAGTGTGTGTCCTGAGTGAATATCCCTCAAGTCCAAGGCTGATTTGATGGTtttggagcagagctctgcattGAGAGCATTTACTTGCCAGCCTCatatctgttttttcttctgtccttgAAACTGCCTCTTTGAAGGTTTTGCAGTATTATAACCATCACATTACCTGAGAGTGGAAGATAAAAGCATTAGGAAGTGCCTTGGGTTTTAGAGAATCCTTTGATCTTGGGAGGATTGAGGATGTGGCTGTGGAAAGTAACTCGGAGTTGCTTCTGTCTCCCAGTTTGCACATTTCAAGGAACATTTTATTGTGAAGGGCTGAAAGGAACTTGTTGATGTGAGTTGAAATGCTGCCAtcctgagagcagctcagagagcagctggCTCAGGTGCTTCCTCAGGTTTCCTGCTCTTCCAGGTCTGAGCTGATCCAGCTGGTAGCTGTGACACAGAAGACGGCTGAGAGGTCCTACCGGGAGCTCATTGAGCAGCAGATCCAGACCTACCAGCGCAGGTCAGTGACATCCTCTGCCTGGCTTTTGGCACTTCAGGAGCtctttgggagctgctggagcactgggagcgATTCACCTAAACCAGGAAAAACTTGGCTAAGCAGAGTATGTTTGGTTCCAAGCAATTAATCCATCCTGGGCAGGGGTCACtgtgggaggttttggggtgtgtATTGTCTGAGTTGGCCTTTGGGTCACAGGTGAAGACAGAGGTGCTCTGGTAGAGCTGTGAGTaactctctgcttctctcccatCTCATTGCACATGCAGCTGGTTGAAGGTGACAGATTACATCTCTGAGAGAAACCTGCCTGTCTTTCAACCAGGAGTGAAGGTGAGAGGATGGGCAAGACGGGCTTGACACGACAGAAGTTGCTAGAAACACCATCTCCTTTGGCATAAAAAATTCTCAGAAACCTTCTTTATGTCTCATGCCAGTATCACTCTGCAGAGTGACCACTGTGACTGGCACAGGtagacagcagcagtgccttcTGATCTCCCCTGCCCTAGGTTCATCCGAGTCTTTTAATCTCTGCCTCCATTATTACATGTTCACCTGAGCAGATGCCTCTGTTTTGGATTTTCAAAACCCTGAGATCTTCCCTTGGAAAGGGCTGGAAGCATGAAGAAGTCTATTTTATGTGTGTTCTGGCTAAAAATTATCCTTGTTAACCCTACTTCAGCTGAGTGTAGggtgtgctgctctctgcatcTCTCTCCTCACTGCTGTAGGAGAGGGAATCCAAACCAACTACTGGGTATTGCTTAGGTTGGATGGGGAATTGTGGGCAAACATTGGTGTTGGATATTTATTTCTGGAGATGAAATAAGATCCTTTCCCTCCTTGTTGCAGCTCAAGGACAAGGAGAGGCAGATGATAAAGGAGCGCTTTAAGGTAAGGAGGTGTTGGATGGTGTCAGAACATCCCTGGTTGATTGGGACACAGATCTGCCTGAGGAGGAGACCTCTTGGTGAtcagcaggggagggaaggagcatcAGACTCTGATTGCAGATGGGATGCTAACTGAGTTTCTCTTCGGACAGGGTTTTAATgatgggctggaggagctgtgtaAGATGCAGAAGGCCTGGGCAATCCCAGACATGGAGCAGCGAGACAAAATCCGCCGGGCACAGAAAACCATTGTGAAAGAGACCTATGGTGCCTTTTTGAACAGGTGAGACCTCCTGCAGCACTTTCCTGTCCTCTTTGGGGTTACTGAGGTCTTTGGGGCCTTGCATAACCTGAGCAAGCCACTTTTCTATTGTCCTATCTTAGCTTCTCTACTTTGCACACTCAGACATTCCCAAGCTGACCTTGAGTATTCACAGACATCTGCTGTCACCCTCATTCCTTGGTCAGTGAGCACAAAGCCCTGAGCCACCTTGGGCTGTTCATGTAAAACTTGTGAGGCCAGTTGTAACCAGGTCACTTGCTCTACACGGGATACTCTGTCACTTGAGTGGGGTGTGCTGGAGTGGAGCTGATTTGTGACAGAGGAGGGACCAGTGGGTCTGTTTGCTGT
This window encodes:
- the EXOC7 gene encoding exocyst complex component 7 isoform X4 yields the protein MPGAPRRAHHGGAALTGRARWERAAERLGAMIPSEEVSARRREIEDKLKQEEETLSFIKESLEKSDQLTKNMVSILSSFESRLMKLENSIIPVHKQTENLQRLQENVEKTLSCLDHVISYYHVAKDTEKIIKEGPTGRLEEYLNCMDKIQKAVEYFQDNNPDSPELNRVKSLFERGKESLESEFRSLMTRHTKPVPPIVILDLISGDEEMDTQEEMSLEHLPESVLHDIIRISGWLVENGRNQDFMTVYFQIRSVQLDRSIKGLKDHFRKNSSSSGVPYSPAIQNKRKDTPTKKPIKRPGTIRKAQNLLKQYSQHGLDGKKGASNLIPMEGHEHDLRVKHLSDALGDKHGPAAGRDDVFDIEIDAYIHCVSAFVKLAQSEYQLLTEIVPEHHQKKTFDSLIQESLDNLIMEGDNIVSAARKAIIRHDYSAVLTIFPILKHLKQMKPEFDQVLQGTAAGTKNKLPGLITSLETTGAKALEEFADNIKNDPDKEYNMPKDGTVHELTSNAILFLQQLLDFQETAGAMLASQETSSSASSYSSEFSRRLLSTYICKVLGNLQLNLLSKSKVYEDPALSAIFLHNNYNYILKSLEKSELIQLVAVTQKTAERSYRELIEQQIQTYQRSWLKVTDYISERNLPVFQPGVKLKDKERQMIKERFKGFNDGLEELCKMQKAWAIPDMEQRDKIRRAQKTIVKETYGAFLNRFGNVPFTKNPEKYIKYQVDQVGEMIEKLFDTSA
- the EXOC7 gene encoding exocyst complex component 7 isoform X7; this encodes MPGAPRRAHHGGAALTGRARWERAAERLGAMIPSEEVSARRREIEDKLKQEEETLSFIKESLEKSDQLTKNMVSILSSFESRLMKLENSIIPVHKQTENLQRLQENVEKTLSCLDHVISYYHVAKDTEKIIKEGPTGRLEEYLNCMDKIQKAVEYFQDNNPDSPELNRVKSLFERGKESLESEFRSLMTRHTKPVPPIVILDLISGDEEMDTQEEMSLEHLPESVLHDIIRISGWLVENGRNQDFMTVYFQIRSVQLDRSIKGLKDHFRKNSSSSGVPYSPAIQNKRKDTPTKKPIKRPVLIPGHEHDLRVKHLSDALGDKHGPAAGRDDVFDIEIDAYIHCVSAFVKLAQSEYQLLTEIVPEHHQKKTFDSLIQESLDNLIMEGDNIVSAARKAIIRHDYSAVLTIFPILKHLKQMKPEFDQVLQGTAAGTKNKLPGLITSLETTGAKALEEFADNIKNDPDKEYNMPKDGTVHELTSNAILFLQQLLDFQETAGAMLASQGHVNWPKTFLSETSSSASSYSSEFSRRLLSTYICKVLGNLQLNLLSKSKVYEDPALSAIFLHNNYNYILKSLEKSELIQLVAVTQKTAERSYRELIEQQIQTYQRSWLKVTDYISERNLPVFQPGVKLKDKERQMIKERFKGFNDGLEELCKMQKAWAIPDMEQRDKIRRAQKTIVKETYGAFLNRFGNVPFTKNPEKYIKYQVDQVGEMIEKLFDTSA
- the EXOC7 gene encoding exocyst complex component 7 isoform X9 encodes the protein MPGAPRRAHHGGAALTGRARWERAAERLGAMIPSEEVSARRREIEDKLKQEEETLSFIKESLEKSDQLTKNMVSILSSFESRLMKLENSIIPVHKQTENLQRLQENVEKTLSCLDHVISYYHVAKDTEKIIKEGPTGRLEEYLNCMDKIQKAVEYFQDNNPDSPELNRVKSLFERGKESLESEFRSLMTRHTKPVPPIVILDLISGDEEMDTQEEMSLEHLPESVLHDIIRISGWLVENGRNQDFMTVYFQIRSVQLDRSIKGLKDHFRKNSSSSGVPYSPAIQNKRKDTPTKKPIKRPGHEHDLRVKHLSDALGDKHGPAAGRDDVFDIEIDAYIHCVSAFVKLAQSEYQLLTEIVPEHHQKKTFDSLIQESLDNLIMEGDNIVSAARKAIIRHDYSAVLTIFPILKHLKQMKPEFDQVLQGTAAGTKNKLPGLITSLETTGAKALEEFADNIKNDPDKEYNMPKDGTVHELTSNAILFLQQLLDFQETAGAMLASQGHVNWPKTFLSETSSSASSYSSEFSRRLLSTYICKVLGNLQLNLLSKSKVYEDPALSAIFLHNNYNYILKSLEKSELIQLVAVTQKTAERSYRELIEQQIQTYQRSWLKVTDYISERNLPVFQPGVKLKDKERQMIKERFKGFNDGLEELCKMQKAWAIPDMEQRDKIRRAQKTIVKETYGAFLNRFGNVPFTKNPEKYIKYQVDQVGEMIEKLFDTSA
- the EXOC7 gene encoding exocyst complex component 7 isoform X11, which translates into the protein MPGAPRRAHHGGAALTGRARWERAAERLGAMIPSEEVSARRREIEDKLKQEEETLSFIKESLEKSDQLTKNMVSILSSFESRLMKLENSIIPVHKQTENLQRLQENVEKTLSCLDHVISYYHVAKDTEKIIKEGPTGRLEEYLNCMDKIQKAVEYFQDNNPDSPELNRVKSLFERGKESLESEFRSLMTRHTKPVPPIVILDLISGDEEMDTQEEMSLEHLPESVLHDIIRISGWLVENGRNQDFMTVYFQIRSVQLDRSIKGLKDHFRKNSSSSGVPYSPAIQNKRKDTPTKKPIKRPGHEHDLRVKHLSDALGDKHGPAAGRDDVFDIEIDAYIHCVSAFVKLAQSEYQLLTEIVPEHHQKKTFDSLIQESLDNLIMEGDNIVSAARKAIIRHDYSAVLTIFPILKHLKQMKPEFDQVLQGTAAGTKNKLPGLITSLETTGAKALEEFADNIKNDPDKEYNMPKDGTVHELTSNAILFLQQLLDFQETAGAMLASQETSSSASSYSSEFSRRLLSTYICKVLGNLQLNLLSKSKVYEDPALSAIFLHNNYNYILKSLEKSELIQLVAVTQKTAERSYRELIEQQIQTYQRSWLKVTDYISERNLPVFQPGVKLKDKERQMIKERFKGFNDGLEELCKMQKAWAIPDMEQRDKIRRAQKTIVKETYGAFLNRFGNVPFTKNPEKYIKYQVDQVGEMIEKLFDTSA
- the EXOC7 gene encoding exocyst complex component 7 isoform X12, with the protein product MPGAPRRAHHGGAALTGRARWERAAERLGAMIPSEEVSARRREIEDKLKQEEETLSFIKESLEKSDQLTKNMVSILSSFESRLMKLENSIIPVHKQTENLQRLQENVEKTLSCLDHVISYYHVAKDTEKIIKEGPTGRLEEYLNCMDKIQKAVEYFQDNNPDSPELNRVKSLFERGKESLESEFRSLMTRHTKPVPPIVILDLISGDEEMDTQEEMSLEHLPESVLHDIIRISGWLVENGRNQDFMTVYFQIRSVQLDRSIKGLKDHFRKNSSSSGVPYSPAIQNKRKDTPTKKPIKRPGRDDVFDIEIDAYIHCVSAFVKLAQSEYQLLTEIVPEHHQKKTFDSLIQESLDNLIMEGDNIVSAARKAIIRHDYSAVLTIFPILKHLKQMKPEFDQVLQGTAAGTKNKLPGLITSLETTGAKALEEFADNIKNDPDKEYNMPKDGTVHELTSNAILFLQQLLDFQETAGAMLASQGHVNWPKTFLSETSSSASSYSSEFSRRLLSTYICKVLGNLQLNLLSKSKVYEDPALSAIFLHNNYNYILKSLEKSELIQLVAVTQKTAERSYRELIEQQIQTYQRSWLKVTDYISERNLPVFQPGVKLKDKERQMIKERFKGFNDGLEELCKMQKAWAIPDMEQRDKIRRAQKTIVKETYGAFLNRFGNVPFTKNPEKYIKYQVDQVGEMIEKLFDTSA
- the EXOC7 gene encoding exocyst complex component 7 isoform X13, encoding MPGAPRRAHHGGAALTGRARWERAAERLGAMIPSEEVSARRREIEDKLKQEEETLSFIKESLEKSDQLTKNMVSILSSFESRLMKLENSIIPVHKQTENLQRLQENVEKTLSCLDHVISYYHVAKDTEKIIKEGPTGRLEEYLNCMDKIQKAVEYFQDNNPDSPELNRVKSLFERGKESLESEFRSLMTRHTKPVPPIVILDLISGDEEMDTQEEMSLEHLPESVLHDIIRISGWLVENGRNQDFMTVYFQIRSVQLDRSIKGLKDHFRKNSSSSGVPYSPAIQNKRKDTPTKKPIKRPGRDDVFDIEIDAYIHCVSAFVKLAQSEYQLLTEIVPEHHQKKTFDSLIQESLDNLIMEGDNIVSAARKAIIRHDYSAVLTIFPILKHLKQMKPEFDQVLQGTAAGTKNKLPGLITSLETTGAKALEEFADNIKNDPDKEYNMPKDGTVHELTSNAILFLQQLLDFQETAGAMLASQETSSSASSYSSEFSRRLLSTYICKVLGNLQLNLLSKSKVYEDPALSAIFLHNNYNYILKSLEKSELIQLVAVTQKTAERSYRELIEQQIQTYQRSWLKVTDYISERNLPVFQPGVKLKDKERQMIKERFKGFNDGLEELCKMQKAWAIPDMEQRDKIRRAQKTIVKETYGAFLNRFGNVPFTKNPEKYIKYQVDQVGEMIEKLFDTSA